TTTTTTTGTGCTCACTGCCGATGAAGAAGTGCATAAAGAGCGATTCGTCAAGAGAGCCATGAAAATAAAACGTGGCGGTAAACATTTAGAGTATTTTAAAGAAAACCGAATAATTAACAATTATTTAGTTAAACAAGCCCTTGAACATCGTATTCCAGTTATCAACAACTTGGGAATTAATGAAACTAAAAAAAGGATGCTCACCCTGATTAAAGAGATTTGTAAAGAAATGATATTCCGTCATTCAGTAGATCAGTTGGAGTTAGAGACTGATATCATCCTTAACAAATATGGGGGGCGTATAATGGATGTTTCCTATTTTCTCCCTGGTTTTGGTGAACCACTGAAAAGGAAAGTTAATGTGTATGACCCGTCAGAGGCAAAGAGATTCATTAAACTACTCCAGGAAAATCCGAAACGTAAAAAAGATTTGGAAGGACTCTATGAACTTTCTGGAAACGTGCACCGGCATAAAATCTGCGCACCTGACGAAGAAAGTCTCCAATCAATGATCAAGGAACTGGATGATAAGGGACTACTCTACCAGCTTGAAACAAAGGAATAAATCACCGATAAAAAGATATATACATATCAATAATCCAAAATACATAATACCAAAATGTCAACATCATAAACCATAACAATCAATCCTTCAACTTAACATAAGTACCCAACAACAATATTTTGATCATCACACCTTAATTTAATGAATAAATTCTTTGACTTAATGTTTTTTTATTTTAAAATAGTTGTTAGAAATACATTTTAATAGAAATTCATGAAATTAAAAAAATATTATGCTTAAAAATAAATTATAATCAAAAATAATATATTAGGAGTCGTAAATTTGAGTAAAATGTTTGCCGACTGTCCCCTATGCAATGCACGTCAGAGTGTGGAAGTCACCACCAAAACAGAGAAAATCCCCTACTTTGGAGAAATCATGGAATCAACCATGCTATGCCGTGAATGCGGGTACAAACATGCCGATACTATCTGTATTGACCAAAAAGAACCAGTTAAGTACACTTTAATTGTTAGTAAGGATAACTTAAACGCCAGGGTTGTTAAATCACAGTCAACCACCATCACCATACCCGAGATAGGGCTTAAAGTAGAACCAGGACCCCAATCCCAGGGATATGTTTCCAATGTTGAAGGAGTTTTAAACCGTTTTGAAAAAGCAGTCAAAACTGCCTTATCATGGAGTGAAGAAGACCATGTTAAACAGAACGCTGTCAGAATACTGGAAGATATTGAAAAAGTTAAAAATGGTCAAAAAGAAGTCACTCTGGTAATGGAAGATCCATTTGGCCACAGCATAGTCATGGATGACACTGCAGTTAGGAGTGAATTAACTGTGGAGGAAATCAAAAATCTGAAAACAGGATTTGCTACCTT
This DNA window, taken from Methanobacterium subterraneum, encodes the following:
- a CDS encoding 3H domain-containing protein: MRKPYVILIGSASGIGKSTIASELAKELGIKHLIETDFIREIVRGIIGPDYAPALHRSSYDAYVTLKDKQRYDGNTASLISAGFEEHASFVIPAIEKVIKRAVDDFDDLVIEGVHMVPGFLDIDKFKEDASIHFFVLTADEEVHKERFVKRAMKIKRGGKHLEYFKENRIINNYLVKQALEHRIPVINNLGINETKKRMLTLIKEICKEMIFRHSVDQLELETDIILNKYGGRIMDVSYFLPGFGEPLKRKVNVYDPSEAKRFIKLLQENPKRKKDLEGLYELSGNVHRHKICAPDEESLQSMIKELDDKGLLYQLETKE
- a CDS encoding ZPR1 zinc finger domain-containing protein yields the protein MSKMFADCPLCNARQSVEVTTKTEKIPYFGEIMESTMLCRECGYKHADTICIDQKEPVKYTLIVSKDNLNARVVKSQSTTITIPEIGLKVEPGPQSQGYVSNVEGVLNRFEKAVKTALSWSEEDHVKQNAVRILEDIEKVKNGQKEVTLVMEDPFGHSIVMDDTAVRSELTVEEIKNLKTGFATFENEELEINDDD